GTCTCGGCGCGATGCAGCAGCGCGGTTTCCTGGCGCGATGCTTCGCCACCGGCATCCATCGCATCGCGGATCGCTTCGAGCGTTTCGTCGTCCTCGCGGCGCATCTGCTTGGCCAGGTAGGCCAGCTGGCGCTTGCGCGCGATATGCGCGGTGATGCGCTGCGTATCGCGGATGTGCGGCAGCAGGTGCTCGGGCAGCGGCAGCTTTTCCAGCTGCGCCGGGGTCAGGCCCACCAGTCGCTCGCCCAGTTCCAGCACCTCGAGCGCGTCGCGCCGTTGCTGGCTGCGGCTGGGCGAAAGGAATTCGCCGGTTTCATCGTCGCGTCCGCGCATCGTCGTTCCTGTGTGCAGGGCGGGGGTGGTCCCCGGGTCGCCCGCGCGGGCGCGGCGGCGCGGCGGACGTCAATCATCAAAGGATAATCCATTGGACGCAGTGACTTCCCCGAAGCAGGGCACCGACGACAGCCGGCAGCGCATCGCCGCACTCGAAGAGGTGGCGCGGCGCGCGCTCGATCTCTGCCGCGCGCGCGGTGCCAGCCAAGCAGAGGTGTCGTGTTCGGAAGAGCAGGGCCTGAACGTCGGCGTGCGCCTGGGCGAGGTCGAGACGGTCGAGGCCACCCGCGATCGCGGCGTTGCGCTGACCGTGTACTTCGGCCAGCGCAAGGGCAGCGCCAGCACCGCCGACCTGCGCGAGGACAGCCTGGTCGCCACCGTCGAGCAGGCCTGCGCGATCGCGCGCTACACCGAGGACGATCCCGCCGCAGGGCTTGCCGATCCCGCGCTGATGGCGACCTTGCTGCGCGAGTTCGACAGCTGGCATCCGTGGGCGCTGGACGCCGACGAAGCGGTGGAGATCGCGCTCGCCTGCGAGCAGGCCGGTCGCGACGCCGATCCGCGCATCGACAATTCCGACGGCGCTTCGGTCGGCAGCGGCGCAGCGGTATCGGTGTACGCGAACTCGCACGGCTTCGTCGGCAGCAGCCGCGAAACCCACCACAGCGTCGGCTGTGCACTGATCGCCGGCGAGGGCGAGGCGATGCAGCGCGATGGCTGGTACACGTTCGCTCTGTCGCGAGCGGACCTGCAGGCACCGGTTACGGTCGGCCGCGAAGCGGCGCGGCGCGCGTTGGCGCGCCTGGATCCGCGTCCCGTGCCCACGGGCACGATGCCGGTGCTGTTCTCGGCGGAAATGGCGCGCTCGCTGGTCGGCCACCTGCTCGGCGCGGTATCGGGCGGCGCGCTGTACCGGCGTGCGAGCTTCCTCCTCGACAGCCTCGGCGAGCAGCTGTTCCCGGACTGGTTCGCGATCCACGAGCAGCCATTTCTTCCGCGCGGTCTGCGCTCGTCGTCTTTCGATGCCGAAGGCGTGGCCACGCGCGATTCGGCGCTGGTCGACGGCGGCGTGCTGCAACGCTATGTGCTCGGCAGTTACTCCGCGCGCAAACTCGGCCTGCAGACCACCGGCAATGCCGGCGGCGTGCACAACCTGGAGCTCGCCGCCAACGCCGGCGACCTCGCCTCGATGCTGCGCGACATGGGCCGGGGCTTGCTGGTCACAGAGCTGATGGGGCAGGGCGTCAACAGCGTGACCGGTGACTACTCACGCGGCGCGGCGGGCTTCTGGGTGGAGAACGGCGTGATCGTGCACGCGGTCGATGGCATCACCATCGCCGGCAACCTGCGCGAGATGTTCCGCAACATCCAGGCCGTCGGCAGCGAATGGGATCCGCGTTCGCACATCCGCACCGGACCGATCCTGCTGCAGCGGATGACCGTGGCCGGGGCCGAATGACGTTAGGCTGTCGGACGGAGCACCTCTCCATCGTCCCCCGGTCGGCGCGCCGCGTGGGCACGGGACCCGCGCGCCAGGGGAACGACATGAACGCACCGT
This portion of the Luteimonas yindakuii genome encodes:
- the pmbA gene encoding metalloprotease PmbA; this encodes MDAVTSPKQGTDDSRQRIAALEEVARRALDLCRARGASQAEVSCSEEQGLNVGVRLGEVETVEATRDRGVALTVYFGQRKGSASTADLREDSLVATVEQACAIARYTEDDPAAGLADPALMATLLREFDSWHPWALDADEAVEIALACEQAGRDADPRIDNSDGASVGSGAAVSVYANSHGFVGSSRETHHSVGCALIAGEGEAMQRDGWYTFALSRADLQAPVTVGREAARRALARLDPRPVPTGTMPVLFSAEMARSLVGHLLGAVSGGALYRRASFLLDSLGEQLFPDWFAIHEQPFLPRGLRSSSFDAEGVATRDSALVDGGVLQRYVLGSYSARKLGLQTTGNAGGVHNLELAANAGDLASMLRDMGRGLLVTELMGQGVNSVTGDYSRGAAGFWVENGVIVHAVDGITIAGNLREMFRNIQAVGSEWDPRSHIRTGPILLQRMTVAGAE
- the yjgA gene encoding ribosome biogenesis factor YjgA, with amino-acid sequence MRGRDDETGEFLSPSRSQQRRDALEVLELGERLVGLTPAQLEKLPLPEHLLPHIRDTQRITAHIARKRQLAYLAKQMRREDDETLEAIRDAMDAGGEASRQETALLHRAETWRERLLDDGDTALAELLAAHPDADRQQLRTLIRNASQERARNRPPHAYRELFRLLRDVLAADIAGDGEEPPAAE